One Methanomassiliicoccales archaeon genomic window carries:
- a CDS encoding radical SAM protein, protein MIARESALTKGLPKKTESLCPECKRIVNATIFESGGKVLMEKECPLHGKFVDVYWSDVDLYLKAEKFAYDGTGVLNPAIKGAKTCPNECGLCDLHLSHTSLANIDLTNRCNLKCPICFANANAAGYVYEPSFEEVVAMLKSLRDERPVPTPAVQFSGGEPTIYPKFIEVIKKAKEMGFAQIQIATNGLRLAEDEEFLMEAAEAGLNTIYLQFDGLREDIYVMTRGRPLLEIKKKVIENLRKMERHPSVVLVPTIVKGINDDQVGPILKYAIENSDVIRGVNYQPVAFTGRISKEEREKHRYTLTDLVHDIEAQTGYIKKEDWYPVPTVVPISTFVSSILNQPKVTFTAHPHCGLASYLFVQDVNNVIPLTRFVDVEPLFNELFTLSQKTEKSSIKLPAKVKALRILKKYIDKKKTPEGLNLSNFLRLMSTVFSDETKEGLAEFSWKMMFVGGMHFQDAYNYDIERVKRCVIHYAVPDGRIIPFCAYNGGPTYREEIEKKFSIPIEEWRRTRGTEYT, encoded by the coding sequence ATGATAGCTAGAGAAAGTGCGCTAACAAAGGGACTCCCGAAGAAGACAGAATCTCTATGCCCAGAGTGTAAAAGGATTGTAAATGCAACAATCTTCGAGTCTGGCGGAAAGGTTCTAATGGAAAAGGAGTGCCCGTTACACGGAAAATTCGTCGATGTATATTGGTCAGATGTTGATCTATATCTGAAGGCAGAAAAGTTTGCTTACGACGGAACGGGCGTTCTCAATCCTGCAATCAAAGGAGCAAAGACATGTCCAAATGAATGCGGCCTTTGCGATCTACATCTCAGCCATACTTCACTTGCAAATATCGATCTCACAAATAGGTGCAACTTAAAGTGTCCAATATGCTTTGCGAATGCGAACGCTGCAGGCTACGTATATGAACCTTCGTTTGAAGAGGTCGTTGCCATGCTCAAATCTCTCAGGGATGAGAGACCGGTACCTACGCCAGCCGTTCAATTCTCAGGTGGAGAACCTACAATTTATCCAAAGTTCATTGAGGTCATCAAGAAAGCGAAAGAAATGGGTTTTGCTCAAATACAAATTGCAACAAATGGATTAAGACTGGCAGAAGATGAAGAATTTCTTATGGAAGCTGCGGAAGCGGGACTTAATACAATTTATCTCCAATTCGACGGCCTTAGAGAGGACATATATGTCATGACAAGGGGAAGGCCGCTTCTCGAAATCAAGAAAAAGGTGATTGAAAATTTGAGAAAGATGGAAAGACATCCATCAGTTGTATTGGTACCAACAATAGTAAAAGGCATAAACGACGATCAAGTGGGACCTATTCTCAAGTATGCCATTGAGAACTCCGATGTTATAAGAGGGGTTAACTATCAACCTGTGGCTTTCACTGGCAGAATTAGTAAGGAAGAACGGGAGAAACATCGGTATACTCTCACTGACCTCGTTCACGACATAGAAGCACAAACTGGATATATCAAGAAAGAAGACTGGTATCCAGTCCCAACGGTCGTGCCGATTTCAACATTTGTCTCTTCCATCCTTAATCAGCCAAAGGTGACGTTTACCGCCCATCCGCACTGCGGCCTCGCGAGTTACCTTTTTGTTCAGGACGTTAACAATGTCATCCCATTGACGAGATTCGTTGATGTCGAGCCGCTTTTCAATGAGCTTTTCACCCTCTCCCAAAAAACAGAAAAGTCAAGTATCAAGCTGCCTGCAAAAGTCAAAGCCTTGCGGATTCTAAAGAAATACATCGATAAAAAGAAAACACCCGAGGGCCTTAACTTATCAAACTTTCTGAGGTTGATGAGCACCGTCTTCAGTGATGAGACCAAAGAAGGCTTAGCAGAGTTTTCATGGAAAATGATGTTCGTTGGAGGAATGCACTTCCAGGACGCGTACAACTACGACATTGAAAGGGTCAAGAGATGCGTTATTCATTATGCAGTGCCTGATGGCAGAATCATACCCTTCTGCGCCTACAATGGCGGACCAACATACCGAGAAGAAATCGAGAAGAAATTCTCAATTCCTATTGAGGAATGGAGGAGAACCAGAGGAACCGAATATACCTGA
- a CDS encoding lamin tail domain-containing protein → MLKVARIGKRLGQKAWNLRQSKTGQMAFSLIAVIILLIASASIALISNLEEKNNNQRMSVDAIQRLIQSADKVAKQLEQEAYFLAVDAIKASVGRDENEINDLFTDYLRQYLNMTFPLLVGECQLHVRDLNVHLTFLKMSLQELYPVPIDGNTNYSTDWNGATIPAYFSLGGTYCIVANSTSGNIARNFVISRAIYLPFPFLYNRFESFSNAISGERSELENIVRYELMALVQDRILRGYGVGSKHGTFGTENILTKEDVENALNLAILLEHRKYLRTLGSSSILFSFLNRTSSNATFLLLDRNISGWIDPAELFLDLFSSREYDLNIMLAQTLYAIADMLVLRWLDYFHIIDICEFVDKIGDVSDLAVSSLVDYLFHEDVLGESITKWMHCRLENAGYPDWSYRYLNYGWPDEVIEVPGRTIMLRNDYNEVRSFYLGGSYTIDFPPLDLFSVEVWKEFAVQYKMSTCELASTLEDFVKSIACSLLDEKVLPLAETTRNAMDGNYYHSSLKGALKKALESGDLALNQAINHALNASIIIDRMGEALIDFIHMNWERIFDRSAAIDQAMKSLANTIVNEIALQSQDFNIDSFQSAVDQVYSEMKCSSTWGLRERIEESFDERVDRVISIFENVFGQLPSQSPINLLAQNLGNLAFGFVEEIPGIEDILTKVIFRLLDDIENAFNLRGDPIPIAFPEMKGFTLLAEDGSITHEVIRSAFAFNEGKIDASVLPLELENPYTIEITKPWEHTPSSGFYPNRHLTDLKNLSFSPYVTQWEVSINGSLYLSISSDLDANSLISTIPLSVNGSFAFNMTFSVTAQSGWPLMGVYYESTSTLGKDVFNFLENVWSKISGGMGLVFNIVNHIFSFTRTILSTALSYAVKAIQIFSDSLQTVFSSIVKFLEHGTNSVLSWVVEKIVSLFGELQFNLTIYGLKFIIAINPIDIALGSTKDLLKITSLLSCGDTEFSISVRFLKIATGDYDLISNATIANGEWSLDIIIDPLMKIFNHFVEVKGLLGTISFEFKMPEITQYKQLQFSLSEVPIIGQFLSRIPLPIPGIVGSIDAGFEMKYNYPMANHVVINEYEQNPPSTDFGREWIELYNPTDYTISLSGWRIETSHGVQKLDTIGDDQILPKSHKVIVLTGQALDNGGERKFPLSECIVLLDSSGHRVDVTPWTTDFYNDDRTWQRAYDGGDRWVFKSESCGRPNGKKIITPSSPEWIRKTLWDAAAQTFSELSLSSTDLNALGTLLKKILHNITERCIRAIGDTIIEFRIFVEIAVSDVASTVKSGFALSLVVTGDFIERALENISSIIVKAIKRIATPGISDAIGKNISSIFEDVYIRFEVFGSTGLPKLLLSAPSSGTFRFEAVIEANIPAISRVLGDSGERTRINLGVRICNVPGLILSPLFSTGTEKNVDIWIFKICLFPQGV, encoded by the coding sequence ATGTTGAAAGTCGCAAGAATAGGGAAGCGTCTGGGACAAAAAGCGTGGAATCTTCGGCAATCAAAGACTGGTCAAATGGCATTTTCACTCATTGCAGTTATTATATTGCTGATCGCCTCGGCGAGTATAGCTTTGATTTCTAATCTGGAAGAGAAAAATAATAATCAAAGGATGTCAGTAGATGCCATCCAAAGGCTGATCCAATCGGCCGACAAAGTTGCAAAACAGCTAGAACAAGAAGCATACTTTCTTGCAGTAGATGCAATTAAGGCCAGCGTGGGAAGAGACGAAAATGAAATCAATGACTTGTTTACTGACTACTTGCGGCAGTATCTGAACATGACTTTTCCTTTATTGGTAGGCGAATGCCAGTTACACGTTAGGGATTTGAATGTACATTTGACTTTCCTGAAAATGAGCCTCCAAGAGCTTTATCCGGTACCAATCGATGGGAATACCAATTATTCTACGGACTGGAACGGTGCCACAATACCTGCATATTTCTCACTAGGGGGGACTTACTGCATTGTTGCGAACTCGACAAGCGGAAATATCGCAAGGAATTTTGTAATTTCAAGAGCAATCTATTTGCCTTTTCCATTTCTCTACAATCGATTTGAATCATTTTCAAATGCAATCTCTGGGGAACGAAGTGAACTTGAAAACATTGTTCGATACGAATTGATGGCATTGGTGCAAGACAGAATTCTGCGGGGTTATGGCGTAGGTTCAAAGCATGGTACGTTTGGTACGGAAAATATTCTCACAAAGGAAGATGTTGAAAATGCATTGAATCTCGCGATACTACTGGAGCATCGCAAGTATCTGCGAACTTTAGGCAGTTCATCTATTTTGTTTTCATTTCTCAATCGTACTTCATCGAACGCAACATTTTTGTTGTTGGACAGGAACATATCTGGCTGGATTGATCCGGCAGAACTCTTTCTTGATTTATTCTCATCGAGAGAATATGATTTGAACATAATGCTCGCTCAGACATTGTATGCTATCGCAGATATGCTTGTGTTGAGGTGGCTGGATTATTTCCATATAATCGATATCTGCGAATTTGTCGACAAAATCGGCGATGTTTCGGACCTTGCCGTTTCATCTTTGGTAGATTATCTATTTCATGAGGACGTCCTCGGAGAATCGATCACCAAATGGATGCATTGCAGGCTTGAAAATGCTGGATACCCTGATTGGTCGTATCGGTATTTGAACTACGGTTGGCCAGATGAAGTGATCGAAGTCCCTGGTCGAACCATTATGTTAAGGAATGACTATAATGAAGTCCGTTCTTTCTATTTGGGTGGTTCATATACTATAGATTTCCCGCCATTAGATCTTTTCTCGGTTGAAGTCTGGAAAGAATTTGCTGTACAATATAAAATGAGCACCTGCGAACTAGCAAGCACACTTGAGGATTTTGTGAAATCAATCGCTTGCAGCCTTCTCGATGAGAAGGTTCTGCCACTTGCGGAAACTACCAGAAATGCGATGGACGGCAACTACTACCATTCTTCACTGAAGGGCGCGCTCAAGAAAGCATTAGAGAGCGGCGATCTAGCCCTTAATCAAGCAATCAACCATGCTCTGAACGCCTCTATAATCATCGATAGAATGGGTGAGGCGCTAATCGATTTCATACACATGAATTGGGAAAGGATTTTCGATCGTAGTGCTGCCATCGACCAGGCGATGAAATCGCTTGCAAACACGATCGTCAACGAAATTGCGCTCCAATCACAGGACTTCAACATTGATTCTTTCCAAAGTGCAGTTGATCAGGTTTATTCAGAAATGAAGTGTTCTTCAACTTGGGGGCTGAGAGAAAGAATCGAGGAATCTTTCGATGAAAGAGTGGATCGCGTTATTAGTATCTTTGAAAATGTGTTTGGACAACTTCCTTCCCAGAGTCCGATCAATCTTCTTGCTCAAAATTTGGGAAATCTTGCATTTGGTTTTGTGGAAGAAATACCAGGTATTGAAGATATCTTGACGAAGGTGATATTTCGTCTTCTAGATGATATTGAAAATGCCTTCAACTTAAGAGGAGACCCGATTCCAATTGCATTTCCAGAAATGAAAGGGTTCACCCTCCTAGCTGAAGATGGGTCCATAACCCACGAAGTTATAAGATCGGCGTTCGCTTTCAACGAGGGGAAGATTGATGCGAGTGTACTGCCATTGGAATTGGAAAATCCCTATACAATTGAAATCACAAAACCTTGGGAGCATACCCCTTCATCTGGATTCTATCCAAATAGGCATCTCACCGATCTCAAAAACCTATCGTTCTCTCCATATGTCACGCAATGGGAGGTTTCAATCAATGGTTCCCTTTATCTTTCAATCTCATCAGATTTGGATGCGAATTCTCTCATTTCAACCATACCATTGAGCGTTAATGGTTCGTTCGCTTTTAACATGACATTTTCAGTTACAGCCCAGAGTGGTTGGCCACTCATGGGAGTCTACTATGAATCAACTTCAACGCTCGGAAAAGACGTCTTCAATTTTTTGGAGAATGTCTGGTCAAAGATAAGCGGAGGCATGGGATTAGTCTTCAACATCGTCAACCATATATTCTCCTTTACAAGGACGATTCTATCAACGGCTCTTTCTTATGCCGTAAAGGCGATCCAAATATTCTCGGATTCGTTGCAAACCGTGTTCTCTAGCATCGTTAAATTCCTTGAGCACGGCACGAACTCTGTTCTTTCATGGGTTGTCGAAAAGATCGTCTCTTTGTTTGGCGAACTCCAGTTTAATCTGACGATTTATGGCTTGAAATTCATTATTGCGATAAATCCCATCGATATCGCGCTTGGCTCTACAAAAGATCTACTAAAGATCACTTCCCTGTTGTCGTGCGGAGATACGGAGTTCTCAATCTCTGTGAGGTTCTTGAAAATTGCCACTGGCGATTATGATTTGATATCTAATGCGACAATCGCAAATGGCGAATGGAGCCTTGATATTATAATTGATCCACTTATGAAAATTTTCAATCATTTTGTCGAAGTAAAAGGTCTTCTCGGCACGATCTCCTTTGAATTCAAGATGCCTGAGATCACGCAGTATAAGCAACTGCAATTCTCCCTATCTGAAGTTCCCATCATCGGCCAATTCCTTTCCAGAATTCCTCTTCCAATTCCAGGTATAGTTGGTTCTATTGATGCTGGCTTTGAGATGAAATATAACTATCCAATGGCAAATCATGTCGTCATCAATGAATATGAACAGAACCCTCCCAGTACAGACTTTGGTCGCGAATGGATCGAGCTTTACAATCCCACTGATTACACGATCAGTCTTTCAGGCTGGAGAATAGAAACTTCACACGGTGTCCAGAAATTAGATACGATTGGTGATGACCAGATTCTCCCAAAATCGCATAAGGTAATTGTCCTTACTGGACAAGCTTTGGATAACGGCGGGGAGAGGAAGTTCCCTCTAAGTGAATGCATTGTGCTGCTTGATTCGTCGGGCCATCGCGTTGATGTAACGCCATGGACGACTGATTTCTATAACGACGATCGTACGTGGCAACGCGCATATGATGGCGGAGACCGATGGGTGTTCAAGTCGGAGAGCTGTGGTAGGCCGAACGGCAAAAAAATTATTACGCCATCGAGCCCAGAATGGATACGAAAAACACTTTGGGATGCTGCCGCGCAGACTTTTTCTGAACTCTCTCTTTCGAGCACTGACCTTAACGCATTGGGAACATTATTGAAGAAGATATTACACAACATTACGGAAAGATGCATTCGTGCTATCGGGGACACCATAATAGAATTTCGCATATTTGTCGAAATTGCAGTATCTGATGTTGCCTCAACAGTGAAATCTGGATTTGCATTGAGCTTGGTAGTGACAGGGGATTTCATAGAAAGAGCGCTCGAGAACATCTCCTCAATCATTGTGAAAGCAATCAAGAGAATTGCGACCCCTGGCATTTCCGATGCTATTGGAAAAAACATTTCTTCTATCTTCGAGGACGTTTACATTCGATTCGAAGTTTTTGGCTCCACTGGTCTCCCCAAGTTGTTATTGAGCGCCCCATCGAGTGGGACATTTCGGTTCGAGGCAGTCATCGAAGCAAATATTCCTGCGATCTCACGTGTTTTAGGGGACAGCGGGGAAAGGACGAGGATCAATCTCGGAGTACGAATTTGCAACGTGCCAGGTCTTATCCTGTCCCCTTTATTCAGTACAGGAACGGAAAAGAACGTTGATATCTGGATATTCAAAATATGTCTGTTTCCACAAGGTGTTTAG
- a CDS encoding 4Fe-4S binding protein → MIAAVEKCMHCGACVGSCPSNAIYLNEVILNFNSDCTKCGRCVKVCPVGAIQMEAGD, encoded by the coding sequence ATGATTGCTGCTGTTGAAAAATGTATGCATTGTGGCGCATGTGTAGGCTCGTGCCCGAGCAACGCAATCTATCTGAATGAAGTCATACTCAATTTTAACTCCGATTGCACAAAGTGCGGACGATGCGTGAAAGTCTGCCCAGTAGGTGCGATCCAGATGGAGGCTGGTGATTAA
- a CDS encoding helix-turn-helix domain-containing protein, which produces MRDERKNQFNLINLDINYSEMLSSLRRVGLSEYESRAYIALVAQGRGTAEEIARIGGIPRTSSYKTLESLRSKGFVHMHDSRPAIFYPVSPTELKKDIIGAIGKAFDILENLQGVLSEKGTPQLVYTIMGKDKILAKIGEMLDGATTRFFLSTPTMTPIRTLHSQRFKEAVKRGVEVIIVAEPFIKVPECTRVHRRPDLIATDVISDGRTALIASPDYSICGYSDNPFLVGHLEVFMLSPLKETRPLQ; this is translated from the coding sequence ATGAGAGACGAAAGAAAGAATCAATTCAATTTGATAAATCTCGACATTAACTACAGCGAAATGCTATCATCGCTGCGGCGTGTAGGCCTATCCGAATATGAATCAAGGGCGTATATCGCCCTTGTTGCTCAGGGGCGTGGTACAGCTGAGGAAATTGCTCGGATCGGAGGTATACCAAGAACTTCCTCTTATAAGACTCTGGAGAGTTTGAGATCGAAGGGTTTCGTCCATATGCATGATAGTAGACCAGCTATATTTTACCCAGTTTCTCCAACGGAACTCAAGAAAGACATCATAGGGGCGATCGGAAAAGCGTTCGATATCCTAGAAAATCTGCAGGGGGTTTTGAGTGAAAAGGGAACGCCCCAATTAGTATATACGATCATGGGGAAAGATAAGATACTCGCAAAGATTGGTGAAATGCTTGATGGAGCTACAACTCGATTCTTTCTATCAACACCTACGATGACACCAATCCGGACACTTCACTCGCAACGATTCAAAGAAGCCGTGAAAAGAGGAGTTGAAGTCATTATCGTTGCCGAGCCCTTTATAAAAGTCCCAGAATGCACGCGAGTTCACAGACGACCTGATCTAATTGCGACAGATGTCATATCTGATGGAAGAACGGCGCTCATAGCCTCACCAGATTACTCGATTTGTGGCTATTCCGACAATCCTTTTCTGGTAGGACACCTGGAAGTTTTTATGTTGTCACCTCTTAAAGAAACGCGTCCTCTCCAATGA